In the genome of Rhodamnia argentea isolate NSW1041297 chromosome 3, ASM2092103v1, whole genome shotgun sequence, one region contains:
- the LOC115725952 gene encoding cysteine-rich receptor-like protein kinase 10 isoform X2: protein MSSFFTISLSFLLLFFFINLRSTESAAPTYLYNYCSNATRFAPNSTYQSNLNKLLSSLSSAAAAANNTNGFANATAGQNPPDRAYGLFLCRADVSASTCSDCVAAGTQDILQRCPNQRVSVIWYDECMLRYSNQSIYSVMDTVPSLMMYNTGNISDPTRFAQILGDTMDDIVARASGDESGKKAATAEANFTSLQKLYTLAQCTPDLTASDCNTCLQSVKSNLPSGKQGGRDFSPSCSVRFELYPFYNASAVAAPPPPPSQIPPPPPAPVTRPKGKSNKTTVIIIAVAVPVGVAVVLLFLACCFRRRKAAKTYEVAQGDESGVGDITDVESLQYDLATIQAATDNFSHQNKLGEGGFGEVFQGQLLNGQEIAVKRLSEGSGQGVGEFKNEVVLLAKLQHRNLVRLLGFCLEGEEKILVYEFVPNKSLDYFLFDPDKRRQLDWSRRYKIISGIARGMLYLHEDSRLRIIHRDLKPSNILLDSEMNPKISDFGMARIFGVDQTRAKTNKIVGTFGYLSPEYAMRGQISVKSDVYSFGVLILEIITGKKNSCSFQSDGGENLTGYAWKHWRAGTPLEVLDPSIGDSCSMDEVIRCLHIGLLGVQEDPADRPTMASIVLMLSSHSVKLPQPRRPAFFLQKSMERQLKELKSGESTGGSMPWSINEMSVTEVSPR, encoded by the exons ATGAGTTCTTTCTTCACCAtctccctctccttcctcctcctcttcttcttcatcaatttacGGAGCACTGAATCAGCAGCACCAACTTACCTATATAACTACTGCTCAAACGCCACCCGCTTCGCTCCCAACTCCACCTACCAATCCAACCTCAACAAGctcctctcttccctctcctccgccgccgccgctgccaacAACACCAACGGCTTCGCCAACGCCACCGCCGGCCAAAACCCTCCTGATCGGGCCTACGGCCTCTTCCTCTGCCGCGCGGACGTCAGCGCCTCCACGTGCAGCGACTGCGTGGCCGCCGGAACGCAGGACATCCTCCAGAGATGCCCCAACCAGCGAGTCTCCGTGATCTGGTACGACGAGTGCATGCTGCGGTACTCCAACCAGTCCATCTACTCCGTCATGGATACAGTGCCTTCCCTCATGATGTACAACACCGGGAACATCTCCGATCCTACTCGGTTCGCGCAAATCCTGGGAGACACCATGGACGACATCGTGGCGAGGGCCTCCGGTGACGAGTCGGGCAAGAAAGCGGCGACCGCTGAGGCGAACTTCACGAGCTTGCAGAAGCTGTACACCCTCGCGCAGTGCACGCCGGACTTGACGGCGTCGGACTGCAACACGTGCCTCCAGTCGGTTAAATCGAACCTCCCCTCGGGTAAGCAAGGTGGGAGGGACTTCTCGCCGAGCTGCAGCGTGAGGTTCGAGCTGTACCCCTTTTATAATGCCTCGGCCGTGGCGGCCCCACCCCCTCCGCCGTCCCAGAtcccgcctcctcctcctgctccggTGACCAGACCTAAAG GCAAAAGCAATAAAACTACTGTGATAATCATCGCCGTCGCTGTTCCTGTTGGCGTAGCCGTGGTGCTTCTCTTCCTCGCTTGTTGTTTCAGGCGGAGGAAAGCGGCCAAGACTTACGAAGTCGCCCAAGGAGATGAAAGTG GGGTAGGCGACATTACAGACGTCGAGTCCTTGCAGTACGATTTGGCCACCATACAAGCCGCCACGGACAACTTCTCTCATCAAAACAAGTTGGGCGAGGGCGGATTTGGTGAAGTTTTCCAG GGTCAGCTTCTGAATGGACAAGAAATAGCTGTGAAGAGGCTATCTGAAGGCTCAGGACAGGGAGTAGGAGAATTCAAGAACGAGGTTGTCCTGCTCGCGAAGCTTCAACATCGAAACCTCGTGCGGCTGCTTGGGTTTTGCTTGGAGGGAGAAGAGAAGATACTTGTCTACGAGTTTGTGCCGAACAAAAGTCTCGACTACTTTCTATTTG ATCCTGATAAGAGAAGGCAGTTGGATTGGTCAAGGCGTTACAAGATAATATCTGGAATCGCTCGAGGAATGCTCTATCTGCACGAAGATTCTAGGCTCCGGATCATTCATCGTGATCTAAAACCGAGCAACATCCTGTTGGACAGTGAAATGAACCCGAAGATTTCAGATTTCGGCATGGCTAGGATTTTCGGAGTTGATCAAACTCGGGCAAAAACTAATAAAATCGTGGGGACCTT TGGTTACTTGTCTCCTGAGTATGCAATGCGTGGGCAAATCTCAGTGAAGTCCGATGTCTATAGCTTCGGTGTCCTAATCCTCGAGATCATTACTGGCAAGAAGAACAGCTGCTCTTTCCAATCAGACGGGGGCGAAAATCTCACCGGTTAT gcgtGGAAGCATTGGAGAGCTGGAACACCGCTCGAAGTGTTAGATCCATCCATTGGCGACTCATGTTCGATGGATGAAGTGATTCGATGCCTCCACATTGGTTTACTAGGTGTTCAGGAAGATCCAGCTGATAGACCCACCATGGCAAGCATAGTCCTTATGTTGAGCAGCCACTCTGTCAAGCTTCCACAGCCCCGACGACCGGCCTTCTTCCTCCAGAAGAGCATGGAGAGACAGTTGAAGGAGCTCAAGTCGGGCGAATCCACCGGCGGGTCTATGCCGTGGTCGATTAATGAAATGTCGGTCACCGAGGTGTCCCCTCGGTGA
- the LOC115725952 gene encoding cysteine-rich receptor-like protein kinase 25 isoform X3, with protein MSSFFTISLSFLLLFFFINLRSTESAAPTYLYNYCSNATRFAPNSTYQSNLNKLLSSLSSAAAAANNTNGFANATAGQNPPDRAYGLFLCRADVSASTCSDCVAAGTQDILQRCPNQRVSVIWYDECMLRYSNQSIYSVMDTVPSLMMYNTGNISDPTRFAQILGDTMDDIVARASGDESGKKAATAEANFTSLQKLYTLAQCTPDLTASDCNTCLQSVKSNLPSGKQGGRDFSPSCSVRFELYPFYNASAVAAPPPPPSQIPPPPPAPVTRPKGKSNKTTVIIIAVAVPVGVAVVLLFLACCFRRRKAAKTYEVAQGDESGVGDITDVESLQYDLATIQAATDNFSHQNKLGEGGFGEVFQGRLPNGQQIAVKRLSQGSGQGAREFKNEVTLVAKLQHRNLARLLGFCLEGEEKLLVYEFVPNKSLDSFLFDPEKSRQLDWPIRYKIIYGIARGMLYLHEDSRLRIIHRDLKASNILLDGEMNPKISDFGMARIFGVDQTQANTNKIVGTFGYMSPEYAMHGQFSVKSDVYSFGVLLLELISGKKNSFFYETDGGEDLASHAWKNWRDGTPLEVLDPAISDSYSRNEVLRCLHIGLLCVQEDPMDRPTMANIVLMLNSYSVSLALPQQPAFFLRSRTDGPMKDLESDQSATRSMPLSTNEMSVTEVYPR; from the exons ATGAGTTCTTTCTTCACCAtctccctctccttcctcctcctcttcttcttcatcaatttacGGAGCACTGAATCAGCAGCACCAACTTACCTATATAACTACTGCTCAAACGCCACCCGCTTCGCTCCCAACTCCACCTACCAATCCAACCTCAACAAGctcctctcttccctctcctccgccgccgccgctgccaacAACACCAACGGCTTCGCCAACGCCACCGCCGGCCAAAACCCTCCTGATCGGGCCTACGGCCTCTTCCTCTGCCGCGCGGACGTCAGCGCCTCCACGTGCAGCGACTGCGTGGCCGCCGGAACGCAGGACATCCTCCAGAGATGCCCCAACCAGCGAGTCTCCGTGATCTGGTACGACGAGTGCATGCTGCGGTACTCCAACCAGTCCATCTACTCCGTCATGGATACAGTGCCTTCCCTCATGATGTACAACACCGGGAACATCTCCGATCCTACTCGGTTCGCGCAAATCCTGGGAGACACCATGGACGACATCGTGGCGAGGGCCTCCGGTGACGAGTCGGGCAAGAAAGCGGCGACCGCTGAGGCGAACTTCACGAGCTTGCAGAAGCTGTACACCCTCGCGCAGTGCACGCCGGACTTGACGGCGTCGGACTGCAACACGTGCCTCCAGTCGGTTAAATCGAACCTCCCCTCGGGTAAGCAAGGTGGGAGGGACTTCTCGCCGAGCTGCAGCGTGAGGTTCGAGCTGTACCCCTTTTATAATGCCTCGGCCGTGGCGGCCCCACCCCCTCCGCCGTCCCAGAtcccgcctcctcctcctgctccggTGACCAGACCTAAAG GCAAAAGCAATAAAACTACTGTGATAATCATCGCCGTCGCTGTTCCTGTTGGCGTAGCCGTGGTGCTTCTCTTCCTCGCTTGTTGTTTCAGGCGGAGGAAAGCGGCCAAGACTTACGAAGTCGCCCAAGGAGATGAAAGTG GGGTAGGCGACATTACAGACGTCGAGTCCTTGCAGTACGATTTGGCCACCATACAAGCCGCCACGGACAACTTCTCTCATCAAAACAAGTTGGGCGAGGGCGGATTTGGTGAAGTTTTCCAG GGTAGGCTCCCTAATGGACAACAGATCGCCGTGAAGAGACTATCTCAAGGCTCGGGACAAGGTGCCAGAGAATTCAAGAACGAAGTCACACTGGTGGCGAAGCTTCAGCATCGAAACCTCGCCCGGCTGCTCGGGTTCTGCTTGGAGGGTGAAGAAAAACTGCTTGTCTACGAGTTTGTGCCGAACAAAAGCCTCGACTCCTTTTTATTTG ATCCTGAGAAGAGCAGGCAATTGGATTGGCCGATACGTTACAAAATAATATACGGGATTGCTCGAGGAATGCTCTACCTACATGAGGACTCTCGGCTTCGGATTATTCACCGCGATCTGAAAGCAAGCAACATCTTGTTGGATGGTGAAATGAACCCGAAGATTTCAGATTTCGGCATGGCAAGGATTTTTGGAGTCGATCAAACACAGGCGAACACTAACAAAATTGTGGGGACTTT TGGTTACATGTCACCTGAGTATGCGATGCACGGGCAGTTCTCTGTGAAGTCCGATGTCTATAGTTTTGGCGTCCTACTTCTTGAGCTCATTAGTGGTAAGAAGAACAGTTTCTTCTACGAAACAGATGGGGGCGAAGATCTCGCTAGCCAT GCCTGGAAAAATTGGAGAGACGGCACACCGTTGGAGGTGTTGGATCCAGCCATTAGCGACTCGTATTCGAGGAATGAAGTTCTTAGATGCCTCCACATTGGTTTACTATGTGTTCAGGAAGATCCAATGGATAGACCCACAATGGCAAACATAGTCCTTATGTTAAACAGCTACTCCGTTTCTCTCGCGCTGCCCCAGCAGCCGGCCTTCTTCCTCCGGAGCAGGACCGACGGACCCATGAAAGACCTCGAATCGGACCAATCCGCCACCAG GTCTATGCCGTTGTCGACCAATGAGATGTCGGTCACCGAAGTTTACCCTCGGTGA
- the LOC115725952 gene encoding cysteine-rich receptor-like protein kinase 10 isoform X1: MSSFFTISLSFLLLFFFINLRSTESAAPTYLYNYCSNATRFAPNSTYQSNLNKLLSSLSSAAAAANNTNGFANATAGQNPPDRAYGLFLCRADVSASTCSDCVAAGTQDILQRCPNQRVSVIWYDECMLRYSNQSIYSVMDTVPSLMMYNTGNISDPTRFAQILGDTMDDIVARASGDESGKKAATAEANFTSLQKLYTLAQCTPDLTASDCNTCLQSVKSNLPSGKQGGRDFSPSCSVRFELYPFYNASAVAAPPPPPSQIPPPPPAPVTRPKGKSNKTTVIIIAVAVPVGVAVVLLFLACCFRRRKAAKTYEVAQGDESGGSEITTAESLQFHLATIQAATNNFSHQNKLGQGGFGEVFRGQLLNGQEIAVKRLSEGSGQGVGEFKNEVVLLAKLQHRNLVRLLGFCLEGEEKILVYEFVPNKSLDYFLFDPDKRRQLDWSRRYKIISGIARGMLYLHEDSRLRIIHRDLKPSNILLDSEMNPKISDFGMARIFGVDQTRAKTNKIVGTFGYLSPEYAMRGQISVKSDVYSFGVLILEIITGKKNSCSFQSDGGENLTGYAWKHWRAGTPLEVLDPSIGDSCSMDEVIRCLHIGLLGVQEDPADRPTMASIVLMLSSHSVKLPQPRRPAFFLQKSMERQLKELKSGESTGGSMPWSINEMSVTEVSPR; this comes from the exons ATGAGTTCTTTCTTCACCAtctccctctccttcctcctcctcttcttcttcatcaatttacGGAGCACTGAATCAGCAGCACCAACTTACCTATATAACTACTGCTCAAACGCCACCCGCTTCGCTCCCAACTCCACCTACCAATCCAACCTCAACAAGctcctctcttccctctcctccgccgccgccgctgccaacAACACCAACGGCTTCGCCAACGCCACCGCCGGCCAAAACCCTCCTGATCGGGCCTACGGCCTCTTCCTCTGCCGCGCGGACGTCAGCGCCTCCACGTGCAGCGACTGCGTGGCCGCCGGAACGCAGGACATCCTCCAGAGATGCCCCAACCAGCGAGTCTCCGTGATCTGGTACGACGAGTGCATGCTGCGGTACTCCAACCAGTCCATCTACTCCGTCATGGATACAGTGCCTTCCCTCATGATGTACAACACCGGGAACATCTCCGATCCTACTCGGTTCGCGCAAATCCTGGGAGACACCATGGACGACATCGTGGCGAGGGCCTCCGGTGACGAGTCGGGCAAGAAAGCGGCGACCGCTGAGGCGAACTTCACGAGCTTGCAGAAGCTGTACACCCTCGCGCAGTGCACGCCGGACTTGACGGCGTCGGACTGCAACACGTGCCTCCAGTCGGTTAAATCGAACCTCCCCTCGGGTAAGCAAGGTGGGAGGGACTTCTCGCCGAGCTGCAGCGTGAGGTTCGAGCTGTACCCCTTTTATAATGCCTCGGCCGTGGCGGCCCCACCCCCTCCGCCGTCCCAGAtcccgcctcctcctcctgctccggTGACCAGACCTAAAG GCAAAAGCAATAAAACTACTGTGATAATCATCGCCGTCGCTGTTCCTGTTGGCGTAGCCGTGGTGCTTCTCTTCCTCGCTTGTTGTTTCAGGCGGAGGAAAGCGGCCAAGACTTACGAAGTCGCCCAAGGAGATGAAAGTG GCGGAAGTGAAATTACAACTGCAGAGTCCTTGCAATTCCATTTAGCTACCATACAAGCTGCCACAAACAATTTCTCTCATCAAAACAAGTTGGGTCAGGGCGGATTTGGTGAAGTTTTCCGG GGTCAGCTTCTGAATGGACAAGAAATAGCTGTGAAGAGGCTATCTGAAGGCTCAGGACAGGGAGTAGGAGAATTCAAGAACGAGGTTGTCCTGCTCGCGAAGCTTCAACATCGAAACCTCGTGCGGCTGCTTGGGTTTTGCTTGGAGGGAGAAGAGAAGATACTTGTCTACGAGTTTGTGCCGAACAAAAGTCTCGACTACTTTCTATTTG ATCCTGATAAGAGAAGGCAGTTGGATTGGTCAAGGCGTTACAAGATAATATCTGGAATCGCTCGAGGAATGCTCTATCTGCACGAAGATTCTAGGCTCCGGATCATTCATCGTGATCTAAAACCGAGCAACATCCTGTTGGACAGTGAAATGAACCCGAAGATTTCAGATTTCGGCATGGCTAGGATTTTCGGAGTTGATCAAACTCGGGCAAAAACTAATAAAATCGTGGGGACCTT TGGTTACTTGTCTCCTGAGTATGCAATGCGTGGGCAAATCTCAGTGAAGTCCGATGTCTATAGCTTCGGTGTCCTAATCCTCGAGATCATTACTGGCAAGAAGAACAGCTGCTCTTTCCAATCAGACGGGGGCGAAAATCTCACCGGTTAT gcgtGGAAGCATTGGAGAGCTGGAACACCGCTCGAAGTGTTAGATCCATCCATTGGCGACTCATGTTCGATGGATGAAGTGATTCGATGCCTCCACATTGGTTTACTAGGTGTTCAGGAAGATCCAGCTGATAGACCCACCATGGCAAGCATAGTCCTTATGTTGAGCAGCCACTCTGTCAAGCTTCCACAGCCCCGACGACCGGCCTTCTTCCTCCAGAAGAGCATGGAGAGACAGTTGAAGGAGCTCAAGTCGGGCGAATCCACCGGCGGGTCTATGCCGTGGTCGATTAATGAAATGTCGGTCACCGAGGTGTCCCCTCGGTGA
- the LOC115725952 gene encoding cysteine-rich receptor-like protein kinase 10 isoform X4: MNFRFIFSLALFFFLNLLSNHSRTVEAAPNYLWHDCPNTTLFAPNSTYQSNLNTLLYNLSYAAANNADGFADATAGKDAPGHVYGLFLCRGDISTASCSECVASGIKDVVKRCPGRGVSKIWYDECMLKYSDQSIFSVLEIVPGEAMPDAGNVADPNRFVQLLGETMNYAAERASGSESGKKFAVVEANFTSSQKLYTLAQCTPDLTGSDCNTCLRAAIASLPQGEGGGWSFTPSCGVRFELYPFYNASAVAAVVLPAPQLPSPPPAPLNRPKGKSNKSTTIIVAVAVPVGIAVILLFVACCSPWSITTKTYEVVEAEGGGSEITTAESLQFHLATIQAATNNFSHQNKLGQGGFGEVFRGQLLNGQEIAVKRLSEGSGQGVGEFKNEVVLLAKLQHRNLVRLLGFCLEGEEKILVYEFVPNKSLDYFLFDPDKRRQLDWSRRYKIISGIARGMLYLHEDSRLRIIHRDLKPSNILLDSEMNPKISDFGMARIFGVDQTRAKTNKIVGTFGYLSPEYAMRGQISVKSDVYSFGVLILEIITGKKNSCSFQSDGGENLTGYAWKHWRAGTPLEVLDPSIGDSCSMDEVIRCLHIGLLGVQEDPADRPTMASIVLMLSSHSVKLPQPRRPAFFLQKSMERQLKELKSGESTGGSMPWSINEMSVTEVSPR; this comes from the exons ATGAATTTTCGCTTCATCTTCTCCCtcgccctcttcttctttctcaatCTTCTCAGCAATCACAGTCGTACTGTAGAAGCCGCACCTAATTATCTATGGCACGACTGCCCAAACACCACGCTCTTCGCTCCCAACTCCACCTACCAATCCAACCTCAACACCCTCCTCTATAACCTCTCCTACGCCGCAGCCAACAACGCCGACGGCTTCGCCGACGCCACCGCCGGAAAGGACGCTCCTGGCCATGTCTACGGGCTCTTCCTCTGCCGCGGCGACATCAGCACCGCCTCGTGCAGCGAGTGCGTGGCCAGCGGAATAAAAGACGTCGTCAAGCGATGCCCCGGCAGGGGGGTCTCCAAGATCTGGTACGACGAGTGCATGTTGAAGTACTCGGACCAGTCTATTTTCTCGGTGCTGGAGATCGTACCTGGCGAAGCGATGCCGGACGCCGGGAACGTCGCCGACCCAAATCGGTTCGTGCAGCTGCTAGGTGAGACCATGAACTACGCGGCGGAGAGGGCTTCGGGGAGCGAGTCGGGGAAGAAGTTTGCGGTCGTGGAGGCAAACTTCACGAGCTCGCAGAAGCTGTACACGCTCGCGCAGTGCACGCCGGACTTGACGGGGTCGGACTGCAACACATGCCTCCGGGCGGCGATCGCGAGTCTACCTCAGGGGGAGGGAGGCGGCTGGTCATTCACTCCGAGCTGCGGGGTGAGGTTCGAGCTTTACCCTTTTTATAATGCCTCGGCCGTGGCGGCAGTGGTGCTTCCGGCGCCCCagcttccttctcctcctcctgctccgtTGAACAGACCCAAAG GCAAAAGCAATAAATCTACCACTATAATCGTTGCCGTGGCTGTTCCGGTTGGCATTGCTGTCATACTTCTCTTTGTCGCTTGCTGTTCACCATGGAGTATAACAACAAAGACATATGAAGTAGTCGAAGCAGAAGGCG GCGGAAGTGAAATTACAACTGCAGAGTCCTTGCAATTCCATTTAGCTACCATACAAGCTGCCACAAACAATTTCTCTCATCAAAACAAGTTGGGTCAGGGCGGATTTGGTGAAGTTTTCCGG GGTCAGCTTCTGAATGGACAAGAAATAGCTGTGAAGAGGCTATCTGAAGGCTCAGGACAGGGAGTAGGAGAATTCAAGAACGAGGTTGTCCTGCTCGCGAAGCTTCAACATCGAAACCTCGTGCGGCTGCTTGGGTTTTGCTTGGAGGGAGAAGAGAAGATACTTGTCTACGAGTTTGTGCCGAACAAAAGTCTCGACTACTTTCTATTTG ATCCTGATAAGAGAAGGCAGTTGGATTGGTCAAGGCGTTACAAGATAATATCTGGAATCGCTCGAGGAATGCTCTATCTGCACGAAGATTCTAGGCTCCGGATCATTCATCGTGATCTAAAACCGAGCAACATCCTGTTGGACAGTGAAATGAACCCGAAGATTTCAGATTTCGGCATGGCTAGGATTTTCGGAGTTGATCAAACTCGGGCAAAAACTAATAAAATCGTGGGGACCTT TGGTTACTTGTCTCCTGAGTATGCAATGCGTGGGCAAATCTCAGTGAAGTCCGATGTCTATAGCTTCGGTGTCCTAATCCTCGAGATCATTACTGGCAAGAAGAACAGCTGCTCTTTCCAATCAGACGGGGGCGAAAATCTCACCGGTTAT gcgtGGAAGCATTGGAGAGCTGGAACACCGCTCGAAGTGTTAGATCCATCCATTGGCGACTCATGTTCGATGGATGAAGTGATTCGATGCCTCCACATTGGTTTACTAGGTGTTCAGGAAGATCCAGCTGATAGACCCACCATGGCAAGCATAGTCCTTATGTTGAGCAGCCACTCTGTCAAGCTTCCACAGCCCCGACGACCGGCCTTCTTCCTCCAGAAGAGCATGGAGAGACAGTTGAAGGAGCTCAAGTCGGGCGAATCCACCGGCGGGTCTATGCCGTGGTCGATTAATGAAATGTCGGTCACCGAGGTGTCCCCTCGGTGA